GAACGGACCGATGGGCGTATTCGAAATCGAGCCTTTCTCCCATGGTACACGTGCAGTAGCTGAGGCTTGTGCAGCAACTTCCGGTTACACGGTTATCGGTGGCGGTGATTCCGCTGCAGCTACAGAGAAGTTCCATTTGGCTGATAAAATGAACCATATGTCCACTGGCGGCGGAGCTTCCTTGGAGTTTATGGAAGGTAAAGCATTGCCAGGCGTAGTAGCCTTGAACGATAAATAATTTTTCACAAAGGAGCATCAATCCAATGAGTAGAAAACCGATTATCGCGGGTAACTGGAAAATGTTCAAAACCGTTTCCGAAGCTGTAAGCTTCGTGAATGAAATCAAAGGCAGCACAATTGAAGGCGTAGAGAGCGTAATTTGCTCTCCTTTCACGAATCTGCCAGCACTGGTTGAAGCTGCGAAAGGCGCGGATGTTCATGTTGGCGCACAAAACCTGCATTTTGAAGACAACGGTGCTTTCACAGGTGAAATCAGCGGCGTGATGTTGAAGGATCTTGGCGTAGAGTACGTCATTATCGGTCACTCCGAGCGCAGAGCTTACTTCGCGGAAACAGACGAAATCGTGAACAAGAAAGTCGTTGCAGCTTTCAAACACGGCTTGACGCCAATCCTTTGCGTAGGCGAGAAGCTCGAAGAGCGTGAAGCAGGTCAAACCAAAGATGTTTGCAAAGTGCAAACAGAAGCAGCTTTCGCTGGTCTGAGCGCAGAACAAGCAGCGCAAGTGGTTATCGCTTATGAGCCAATCTGGGCGATCGGCACAGGCAAATCCTCCACGGCTGAAGATGCACAGGATGTTATCGGCTACATCCGTCAGCTTGTCAGCGGCTTGTACGGTGCTTCCGTAGCAGACGCAGTTCGTATTCAATACGGCGGCAGCGTGAAGCCAAACAACATTGCTGAGTACATGGCACAGCCGGACATTGACGGCGCACTTGTAGGCGGAGCGAGCTTGGAAGCAGCTTCCTACATCCAACTTGTCCAGGGGGCGAAGTAACATGTCCAGACCGAAACCGGTAGCACTCATCATTCTCGATGGCTTCGGACTCCGCTCGGAAGAGCAGGGGAATGCGGTTGCTCATGCGAAAAAACCGAATTACGACCGTTATTGGGCGACTTTCCCGCATACCACATTAACCGCTTGCGGTGAAGCTGTAGGTTTGCCGGAAGGCCAGATGGGGAATTCTGAAGTAGGACACCTGAACATCGGCGCAGGCCGGATTGTTTATCAGGATTTGACGCGGATTTCCAAATCGATTCGTGACGGCGAATTTTATGATAATGAAACTATTTTAGGCGCTGTTCGTCATGCCAAAGTTAACGGCAAGAAGCTGCACCTGTACGGGCTGCTTTCCGATGGCGGCGTACATAGTCACATTCAGCATTTGTTCGCTTTGCTGGACTTGGCTAAAAAAGAGCAATTCGAAGATGTCTATATCCATGCCTTCCTCGATGGCCGCGACGTAGCTCCGGACTCCGCTAAGGTGTACATGGCAAGCTTGCTGCAAAAAATCGCGGAAGTCGGCGTAGGCAAAATTGCGACGGTTCAAGGTCGTTATTATGCGATGGATCGCGATAAACGCTGGGAGCGGACAGAGAAATCCTATCGCGCTATGGTTTATGGCGAAGGCCCTGCCTATACAGATCCGATGAAGGCGATTGTTGAATCCTATGAGAAATCCGTGTTTGACGAGTTCGTTATGCCGACCGTTATTGTTGGTGACGATGGTCAACCGGTAGGACTTGTAGAGTCAGGCGATGCGGTTATTTTCTTCAACTTCCGCCCTGACCGTGCGATTCAGCTTTCCCAAGTGTTCACGAACGAAGATTTCCGCGGCTTTGACCGTGGTCCTAAAGTTGCCAAAAACCTGTACTACGTATGTCTGACATTGTTCAGCGAGTCGGTTGACGGCTTCGTAGCTTACAAGCCTAAGGATCTCGACAACACGCTGGGTGAAGTATTGGCTCAGAACGGTCTGAAACAGCTTCGCGCTGCGGAAACTGAAAAGTACCCGCACGTCACGTTCTTCTTCAGCGGCGGGCGCGATGCGGAATTGCCAGGCGAAACGCGTCTTCTCATTCCTTCACCCAAAGTAGCTACGTACGACTTGCAACCCGAGATGAGTGCTTATGAACTAGCGGCTGCTGTGGTTAAGGAAGTTGAAGCGGAGCGTCATGAT
Above is a genomic segment from Paenibacillus sp. HWE-109 containing:
- the tpiA gene encoding triose-phosphate isomerase → MSRKPIIAGNWKMFKTVSEAVSFVNEIKGSTIEGVESVICSPFTNLPALVEAAKGADVHVGAQNLHFEDNGAFTGEISGVMLKDLGVEYVIIGHSERRAYFAETDEIVNKKVVAAFKHGLTPILCVGEKLEEREAGQTKDVCKVQTEAAFAGLSAEQAAQVVIAYEPIWAIGTGKSSTAEDAQDVIGYIRQLVSGLYGASVADAVRIQYGGSVKPNNIAEYMAQPDIDGALVGGASLEAASYIQLVQGAK
- the gpmI gene encoding 2,3-bisphosphoglycerate-independent phosphoglycerate mutase gives rise to the protein MSRPKPVALIILDGFGLRSEEQGNAVAHAKKPNYDRYWATFPHTTLTACGEAVGLPEGQMGNSEVGHLNIGAGRIVYQDLTRISKSIRDGEFYDNETILGAVRHAKVNGKKLHLYGLLSDGGVHSHIQHLFALLDLAKKEQFEDVYIHAFLDGRDVAPDSAKVYMASLLQKIAEVGVGKIATVQGRYYAMDRDKRWERTEKSYRAMVYGEGPAYTDPMKAIVESYEKSVFDEFVMPTVIVGDDGQPVGLVESGDAVIFFNFRPDRAIQLSQVFTNEDFRGFDRGPKVAKNLYYVCLTLFSESVDGFVAYKPKDLDNTLGEVLAQNGLKQLRAAETEKYPHVTFFFSGGRDAELPGETRLLIPSPKVATYDLQPEMSAYELAAAVVKEVEAERHDVIILNFANPDMVGHSGLLEPTVKAIEATDACLGQVVEAILAKGGVVCITADHGNADVVTNADGSRNTAHTTNPVPFIVTDKSVTLRDGGILADIAPTMLDFLQVGQPVQMTGATILKK